From the genome of Pseudomonas yamanorum, one region includes:
- the ftsB gene encoding cell division protein FtsB, whose amino-acid sequence MRSPNWLFLVLLLLLAGLQYRLWVGNGSLAQVTELTQQIAAQHAENEVLLERNRVLDAEVLELKKGMETVEERARHELGMVKEGETLYQLAQ is encoded by the coding sequence ATGCGCAGTCCCAATTGGTTGTTCCTCGTCTTGCTCTTGCTGCTGGCTGGCCTGCAGTACCGCCTATGGGTGGGGAATGGCAGCTTGGCGCAGGTCACCGAACTGACCCAGCAAATTGCCGCACAGCACGCCGAAAACGAGGTGTTGCTGGAGCGCAATCGCGTGCTCGATGCCGAAGTGCTTGAACTGAAAAAAGGCATGGAGACCGTTGAAGAACGGGCTCGCCATGAGTTGGGCATGGTCAAGGAGGGCGAGACCCTCTACCAGTTGGCCCAATGA
- the tilS gene encoding tRNA lysidine(34) synthetase TilS, with amino-acid sequence MKPTLTAKLLQILAPWRSAPAWHIAFSGGLDSTVLLHLLATLAKTDTLPPLSAIHVHHGLQAAADAWPAHCRAVCDALGVPLQVIRVQVRPGASLERAAREARYQAFAEVTGAGELLITGQHRDDQAETLLFRLLRGGGVRGLAAMPVQRPLAGGYLVRPLLHVSRADLEAYAREHQLDWIEDPSNADPRFSRNYLRHHVFPRLIERWPQAVSTMARSAEHLSEAQGLLDELAQMDLLTASQPPAFPWLVLPSLTLEPLAALSEARQRNALMHWLTPLTRLPDSEHWAGWATLRDAKEDAQPLWRLADGQLHRCGGHIWWLPASWSDFSDASVSWSQPQNPLQLPGNGQLHFSGSAPEGPLSIRYRQGGEIMELPGRGRRDLKRLLNESAVPGFIRGRLPLLYQGQQLLAVANLPGLAASGGTDWQLHWMPPTCDQGLS; translated from the coding sequence ATGAAGCCCACCTTGACCGCCAAACTTCTGCAAATCCTCGCCCCCTGGCGCAGCGCTCCGGCCTGGCATATCGCCTTCTCCGGCGGCCTCGACTCCACCGTCCTGCTGCACCTTCTGGCCACTCTGGCCAAAACCGACACACTCCCGCCACTCAGTGCTATCCATGTCCATCATGGGCTGCAAGCTGCGGCTGACGCGTGGCCGGCGCATTGCCGGGCTGTGTGCGACGCCCTGGGCGTTCCCCTGCAAGTGATCCGCGTGCAGGTGCGACCCGGCGCGAGCCTGGAACGCGCCGCCCGTGAGGCGCGGTATCAAGCGTTTGCCGAGGTCACCGGGGCAGGGGAGTTGCTAATCACGGGCCAGCACCGCGACGATCAAGCTGAAACCTTGTTGTTTCGCTTGCTGCGTGGGGGCGGCGTGCGTGGGCTGGCGGCGATGCCTGTGCAGCGTCCATTGGCGGGTGGCTACTTGGTGCGGCCCTTGCTGCATGTATCCCGCGCCGATCTGGAAGCCTACGCCCGCGAGCATCAATTGGACTGGATTGAAGACCCGTCCAACGCCGATCCGCGTTTCTCCCGCAATTACCTGCGCCACCATGTTTTCCCGCGCCTGATCGAACGTTGGCCCCAAGCCGTCAGTACCATGGCCCGCAGCGCCGAACATTTGAGCGAAGCCCAGGGCTTGCTCGACGAACTGGCACAAATGGACCTGCTGACCGCCAGCCAGCCCCCGGCGTTTCCCTGGCTCGTATTGCCCTCACTGACCCTTGAACCGCTTGCCGCGCTCTCCGAGGCCCGCCAGCGCAACGCACTCATGCACTGGCTGACACCGCTGACACGCTTGCCCGACAGCGAGCACTGGGCCGGCTGGGCGACCCTGCGCGACGCCAAGGAAGACGCACAGCCGCTGTGGCGTCTGGCCGACGGTCAATTGCACCGTTGCGGTGGGCATATCTGGTGGTTACCCGCCAGTTGGTCGGATTTTTCTGACGCATCGGTGAGCTGGTCACAGCCACAAAACCCACTACAGTTACCCGGTAACGGCCAACTGCACTTCAGCGGCAGCGCACCCGAAGGTCCCCTGAGCATCCGTTATCGCCAAGGCGGCGAAATCATGGAATTGCCAGGCCGGGGCCGGCGTGACCTGAAGCGGTTGCTTAACGAAAGTGCCGTGCCAGGCTTCATCCGTGGCAGATTGCCGCTGCTGTATCAGGGCCAACAATTGCTGGCTGTGGCCAACCTGCCGGGGCTTGCGGCAAGTGGCGGTACCGACTGGCAATTACATTGGATGCCACCAACCTGCGATCAAGGTTTGAGCTGA
- the ispD gene encoding 2-C-methyl-D-erythritol 4-phosphate cytidylyltransferase, with protein sequence MSLSSPAFWAVIPAAGVGARMAADRPKQYLQLGGRTILEHSLGCFLDHPGLKGLVVSLAVDDPYWPNLACATDPRITRVDGGEERSGSVLNALLYLHSQGASDDDWVLVHDAARPNLSRDDLDKLLFELADDSVGGLLAVPARDTLKRADKHGRVLETVDRTPIWQAYTPQMFRLGALHRALADSLVSDVVITDEASAMEWAGHAPRLIEGRSDNLKVTRPEDLEWLRQRRAFQSS encoded by the coding sequence ATGAGCCTTTCGTCACCGGCCTTCTGGGCCGTGATTCCTGCCGCGGGCGTGGGTGCCCGTATGGCCGCGGACCGCCCCAAGCAATACTTGCAACTGGGCGGGCGCACTATTCTCGAACACAGCCTTGGCTGTTTCCTCGATCATCCGGGTCTCAAGGGGCTGGTGGTCAGTCTTGCTGTCGACGACCCTTATTGGCCGAACCTGGCTTGCGCCACCGATCCCCGCATTACGCGGGTGGACGGCGGCGAAGAGCGCTCGGGCTCGGTGCTCAATGCGTTGCTTTACCTGCACAGCCAGGGCGCCAGCGATGACGATTGGGTGCTGGTGCATGACGCCGCCCGGCCGAACCTCAGCCGCGATGACCTGGACAAGTTGCTCTTCGAACTGGCCGACGACAGCGTGGGGGGGCTGCTGGCCGTGCCGGCGCGGGACACCCTCAAGCGCGCCGACAAGCACGGGCGCGTGTTGGAAACAGTCGATCGCACGCCGATCTGGCAGGCTTACACCCCGCAGATGTTCCGCCTTGGCGCGCTGCACCGGGCCTTGGCCGACAGCCTGGTCTCGGACGTGGTCATCACCGACGAAGCCTCGGCCATGGAATGGGCCGGGCACGCGCCACGCCTGATTGAAGGCCGCAGCGACAACCTCAAGGTCACCCGCCCGGAAGACCTTGAATGGCTGCGCCAGCGCCGGGCTTTCCAGTCTTCCTGA
- the kdsA gene encoding 3-deoxy-8-phosphooctulonate synthase, protein MAQKIIRVGDIEIANDKPMVLFGGMNVLESRDMAMQVCEEYVKVTEKLGIPYVFKASFDKANRSSVTSYRGPGLEEGMRIFQDIKQAFGVPIITDVHEPEQAAVVAEVCDIIQLPAFLSRQTDLVVAMAKTGAVINIKKAQFLAPQEMKHILNKCVEAGNDQLILCERGSSFGYNNLVVDMLGFGIMKQFEYPVFFDVTHALQMPGGRADSAGGRRAQVLDLAKAGISQSLAGLFLEAHPDPDNAKCDGPCALRLDKLEPFLAQLKQLDDLVKSFPTVETA, encoded by the coding sequence ATGGCCCAGAAGATCATTCGCGTAGGCGACATCGAGATTGCCAACGACAAGCCCATGGTGCTGTTCGGCGGCATGAACGTGCTGGAAAGCCGCGACATGGCGATGCAGGTCTGTGAAGAGTACGTGAAGGTGACCGAGAAACTCGGTATCCCTTACGTGTTCAAGGCCAGCTTCGACAAGGCCAACCGTTCGTCCGTGACCTCCTACCGCGGCCCGGGCCTTGAAGAAGGCATGCGGATCTTCCAGGACATCAAGCAAGCCTTCGGCGTGCCGATCATCACCGACGTCCACGAGCCTGAGCAGGCTGCCGTGGTCGCCGAGGTGTGCGACATCATCCAGTTGCCGGCCTTCCTGTCGCGCCAGACCGACCTCGTGGTCGCGATGGCCAAGACCGGCGCTGTGATCAATATCAAGAAAGCCCAGTTCCTCGCGCCCCAGGAAATGAAACACATCCTGAACAAGTGCGTGGAAGCGGGTAACGACCAGTTGATCCTCTGCGAGCGTGGTTCGAGCTTCGGCTACAACAACCTCGTGGTGGACATGCTCGGTTTCGGCATCATGAAACAGTTCGAATACCCGGTGTTCTTCGACGTGACCCACGCGCTGCAAATGCCCGGTGGTCGTGCCGATTCCGCTGGCGGGCGCCGTGCCCAGGTACTGGACCTGGCCAAGGCCGGTATCAGCCAGTCCCTGGCAGGTTTGTTCCTGGAAGCCCACCCGGACCCGGACAACGCCAAGTGCGACGGCCCATGCGCCCTGCGCCTGGACAAGCTGGAGCCATTCCTGGCCCAGTTGAAGCAGTTGGACGACCTGGTCAAGAGTTTTCCGACGGTAGAGACCGCGTAA
- a CDS encoding CTP synthase, which translates to MTRYIFVTGGVVSSLGKGIASASLAAILEARGLKVTMLKLDPYINVDPGTMSPFQHGEVFVTHDGAETDLDLGHYERFIRTTMTQNNNFTTGRVYEHVLRKERRGDYLGATIQVIPHITDEIKRRIIKGAGDADVAMVEIGGTVGDIESQPFLEAIRQLRFEVGAKRAMLMHLTLVPYIATAGETKTKPTQHSVKELRSIGLQPDVLVCRSDHAIDIASRRKIAQFTNVEERAVIALEDADTIYKIPGILHSQGLDDFVVERFGLQCGGADLSEWEAVVDAKLNPEHEVTIAMVGKYMELLDAYKSLIEAMSHAGISNRTKVNLRYIDSEDIENQGTALLEGVDAILVPGGFGLRGVEGKITAVQYARENKVPYLGICLGMQVAVIEFARNVMGWKDANSTEFDRTSGHPVVGLITEWEDATGAVETRTEASDLGGTMRLGAQDCLLEPGSLVHDCYGKDVIVERHRHRYEVNNNLLPKIMEAGLKISGRSGDGALVEVVEAPDHPWFVACQFHPEFTSTPRDGHPLFSGFVKAALTQHQKKA; encoded by the coding sequence ATGACGCGCTACATATTCGTCACGGGCGGTGTTGTTTCTTCATTGGGGAAAGGCATTGCCTCCGCTTCATTGGCGGCCATCCTGGAGGCGCGGGGACTTAAGGTCACCATGCTCAAGCTGGACCCGTACATCAACGTTGACCCGGGCACCATGAGCCCGTTCCAGCACGGTGAAGTGTTCGTCACTCACGACGGCGCCGAGACCGACCTGGACCTGGGCCACTACGAGCGGTTCATCCGCACGACCATGACCCAGAACAACAACTTCACCACCGGCCGTGTCTACGAGCACGTGCTGCGCAAGGAGCGCCGTGGTGACTACCTGGGTGCAACCATCCAGGTGATCCCGCACATCACCGACGAAATCAAGCGCCGCATCATCAAGGGTGCAGGCGATGCCGACGTGGCGATGGTCGAGATCGGTGGCACCGTGGGTGACATCGAGTCCCAACCGTTCCTCGAAGCCATTCGCCAGTTGCGTTTCGAAGTCGGCGCCAAGCGCGCGATGCTGATGCACCTGACACTGGTGCCGTACATCGCCACCGCCGGCGAAACCAAAACCAAGCCTACCCAGCACTCGGTCAAGGAACTGCGTTCCATCGGCCTGCAGCCGGACGTGCTGGTGTGCCGCTCCGACCACGCGATCGACATCGCGTCCCGTCGCAAGATCGCCCAGTTCACCAACGTTGAAGAACGTGCGGTGATCGCCCTGGAAGACGCCGACACCATCTACAAGATCCCGGGCATCCTGCATTCCCAGGGCCTGGATGATTTTGTCGTCGAGCGTTTCGGCCTGCAGTGTGGCGGCGCCGATCTGTCCGAGTGGGAAGCCGTGGTCGACGCCAAGCTCAACCCTGAGCATGAAGTCACCATCGCCATGGTCGGCAAGTACATGGAGCTGCTGGACGCCTACAAGTCGCTGATCGAAGCGATGAGCCACGCGGGCATCAGCAACCGTACCAAGGTCAACCTGCGCTACATCGACTCCGAAGACATCGAGAACCAGGGCACTGCGTTGCTGGAAGGCGTTGACGCCATCCTGGTTCCGGGCGGCTTCGGTCTGCGTGGCGTGGAAGGCAAGATCACTGCCGTCCAGTACGCTCGTGAGAACAAGGTGCCGTACCTGGGTATCTGCCTGGGCATGCAAGTGGCGGTCATCGAGTTCGCTCGTAACGTCATGGGCTGGAAAGATGCCAACTCCACCGAGTTCGATCGCACCAGCGGTCATCCGGTCGTGGGCCTGATCACCGAGTGGGAAGATGCCACCGGCGCCGTCGAAACCCGTACCGAAGCTTCCGACCTGGGCGGCACCATGCGCCTTGGCGCGCAGGATTGCCTGCTGGAGCCGGGTTCGCTGGTTCACGATTGCTACGGTAAGGACGTGATCGTCGAGCGTCACCGTCACCGCTACGAAGTGAACAACAACCTGCTGCCGAAAATCATGGAAGCCGGCCTGAAAATCTCCGGTCGTTCCGGTGATGGCGCACTGGTTGAAGTGGTTGAAGCACCGGATCATCCATGGTTCGTGGCTTGCCAGTTCCACCCGGAGTTCACATCGACCCCGCGCGACGGTCACCCGTTGTTCAGCGGCTTCGTTAAAGCAGCACTGACGCAACATCAGAAGAAGGCGTAA
- a CDS encoding dermonecrotic toxin domain-containing protein, with amino-acid sequence MITNGPQLQRISHFVRKVLADFPVPSQIAAQLIRERVQPLSQVEFDPDTTLLTTLEYNTDNPNAAFTAVVIQSMSLTEAMVCNAPQPPGGMLNTTGFSTTAPYFNIVSELPRLMDNRIPAMFNEEFIVSGWIPPRRYEALYLQSQPQVYDPSTQLEISPKTFRHIVNSSHFEQAYDEAIGKFWNNHRENYNTLMRIAFTKAYLEQFHEFTLTVAERHLAARAAGIGIDKNHDNLTLEDFQAPYRLDPNLSLRLLRIHNSESTDILTITDNQSQVTLLYIPGNSSPFHGFNNPADMRKWLVETARDATQRKTLTQHFDEDAIDSGLIYSGVEEALVGMAVFPKPATSPGLFNSLRADNYWDPEQYINNPTYPALGSNPFEFIARQIRLRLAKIAARSFISPLDTLKTDTLDALEKACILAIPVALAMGNALLAEFCFLTSGATEMVVGADDLLRGKPHAKERIVFGALNALPVVAHGVAKGLKGLERLRPTLGPAVRQDEGRISVTAINETSVAASTETRTLSPGITPGGLQTIRIHGDLYLTYKTPNESGFFELFVMAPNAPNTLQSTGLYAIQSADLKWRTAGLAGGGAFRNAWQRVYTLFGGPEHATFYSAYEMPPVARETVSEMLTDTSSFSENLEPVGSGAQPMKDTRKLFFEKRTKLSEDATVFFANLPFSPMRPLLPRLSLNESQPNIIQKLLHASDGLVVGESHGALSSKAFLINNMPLLASQGVKRIYFEHLLTDVHMPLLKTFYRTRSAVMPEELKGFLNNIYPPLRDRHYSFVNIVTHARDAGIKIQPIDCTVTYMLRDLPDTADNLRQRMLNYYATEVIQWIQTTKPRPGKWVALVGDSHTNTYKGIPGIAELTGSIGLRIEDAEAGGHLGVEVDTGRTASLGIGKGEGTVKANLVLRVDRASLQRPAQPTPGPSQPQAKTPQTLLTKPGQFMLIPATVTTPAHLHYRSRRGDVRHFRIDQQGSRYAISAPGWAVDGKPFDSIQALVDEFKAPAGLEQVTG; translated from the coding sequence ATGATAACCAACGGCCCGCAACTCCAGCGCATCAGTCATTTCGTTCGCAAGGTCTTGGCGGATTTCCCCGTACCTTCGCAAATCGCCGCCCAGTTGATCCGTGAGCGCGTACAGCCCCTCAGCCAGGTCGAGTTCGACCCCGACACCACCCTCCTCACCACCCTCGAATACAACACCGACAACCCCAACGCGGCCTTCACCGCCGTGGTGATCCAGTCGATGTCGCTGACCGAGGCCATGGTCTGCAATGCGCCCCAGCCCCCGGGCGGCATGCTCAATACCACCGGGTTTTCCACCACTGCGCCTTATTTCAATATTGTCAGCGAGCTGCCGCGCTTGATGGATAACCGGATTCCGGCAATGTTCAACGAAGAGTTCATCGTCTCGGGCTGGATCCCGCCCAGGCGTTATGAGGCGCTGTATCTGCAAAGCCAGCCCCAGGTTTACGACCCGAGCACGCAGCTGGAGATTTCACCAAAAACCTTCAGGCACATCGTTAACTCAAGCCATTTCGAACAAGCCTACGACGAGGCGATCGGCAAGTTCTGGAACAACCACCGGGAAAACTACAACACCCTGATGCGCATCGCGTTCACCAAAGCCTATCTGGAACAGTTCCATGAGTTCACCCTGACCGTGGCAGAGAGGCACCTGGCGGCACGGGCGGCGGGGATTGGCATCGACAAGAACCACGACAACCTCACCCTGGAGGACTTCCAGGCGCCCTATCGTCTTGATCCAAACCTGTCCCTACGGCTATTGCGCATCCACAACAGCGAATCCACCGACATCCTGACCATCACCGACAACCAAAGCCAGGTGACTCTGCTCTACATCCCGGGCAACTCCTCGCCCTTCCATGGGTTCAACAACCCGGCAGACATGCGCAAGTGGCTGGTGGAAACGGCAAGGGACGCCACTCAACGCAAGACGCTGACCCAACACTTCGATGAGGACGCCATCGACTCCGGCCTGATCTACAGCGGCGTGGAGGAGGCACTGGTGGGGATGGCGGTGTTTCCGAAGCCGGCAACCTCCCCGGGTTTGTTCAACAGCCTGCGGGCCGATAACTACTGGGATCCCGAGCAGTACATCAATAATCCGACGTATCCGGCACTGGGCAGTAACCCGTTTGAGTTCATCGCCCGGCAGATCAGGTTACGCCTCGCAAAAATAGCGGCGCGAAGCTTTATTTCGCCCCTGGATACGCTCAAGACCGACACCCTGGACGCCCTGGAAAAAGCCTGCATCCTGGCGATTCCCGTGGCACTGGCCATGGGCAACGCGCTACTGGCGGAATTTTGCTTCCTGACCTCCGGCGCGACTGAAATGGTGGTGGGTGCCGACGACCTGCTGCGCGGTAAACCTCACGCGAAGGAGCGCATTGTATTTGGCGCCCTTAACGCGCTGCCGGTGGTCGCCCATGGCGTGGCCAAGGGGCTCAAGGGCCTCGAACGCCTGCGCCCTACACTGGGCCCGGCAGTACGCCAGGATGAGGGCCGGATCAGCGTCACCGCCATCAACGAAACTTCCGTTGCGGCCAGCACCGAGACCCGCACCCTGAGCCCAGGGATAACTCCCGGCGGCCTACAGACCATCCGGATTCACGGCGACCTGTACCTGACCTACAAGACACCCAATGAATCAGGCTTCTTCGAACTGTTCGTAATGGCCCCCAACGCGCCAAACACCCTGCAATCCACCGGCCTGTATGCCATCCAGAGCGCCGACCTGAAATGGCGCACGGCCGGGCTGGCCGGCGGAGGCGCATTTCGCAATGCCTGGCAAAGGGTCTACACGCTGTTCGGCGGCCCGGAACACGCGACGTTCTACAGTGCCTACGAGATGCCCCCCGTTGCGCGTGAGACCGTTTCGGAGATGCTCACCGATACCAGTTCGTTTTCGGAAAACCTTGAACCCGTGGGCAGCGGCGCCCAGCCAATGAAAGACACTCGCAAGTTGTTTTTCGAGAAACGAACCAAGCTGTCTGAAGATGCCACGGTGTTCTTTGCCAACCTGCCGTTTTCACCGATGCGGCCCTTGCTTCCAAGGCTCAGCCTTAATGAGTCGCAGCCGAACATCATTCAAAAACTGCTGCACGCCAGCGACGGCCTGGTGGTCGGCGAAAGCCACGGCGCGCTGTCGAGCAAGGCGTTCCTGATCAACAACATGCCGCTGTTGGCCAGCCAGGGTGTCAAACGCATCTATTTCGAGCATCTGCTGACGGATGTACACATGCCCTTGCTCAAGACGTTCTACCGTACCCGAAGCGCGGTGATGCCCGAGGAACTCAAGGGCTTCCTCAACAACATCTACCCGCCTTTGCGCGACCGGCACTACTCGTTCGTCAACATCGTCACCCATGCCCGTGACGCCGGGATCAAAATCCAGCCGATCGACTGCACCGTCACCTATATGCTCCGCGACCTGCCGGACACCGCCGACAACTTGCGCCAGCGCATGCTGAACTACTACGCCACCGAGGTGATTCAATGGATACAGACCACCAAGCCGCGCCCTGGCAAGTGGGTTGCACTGGTGGGTGACAGCCATACAAATACCTACAAAGGCATTCCTGGAATCGCCGAACTCACCGGCAGCATCGGCCTGCGGATCGAGGATGCAGAGGCTGGCGGGCACCTCGGCGTCGAAGTGGACACGGGACGCACCGCCAGCCTGGGCATCGGCAAGGGCGAGGGAACGGTCAAGGCCAACCTGGTCCTGCGGGTGGACCGCGCCAGCTTGCAACGTCCGGCGCAACCGACACCTGGCCCCTCCCAGCCCCAGGCCAAAACGCCACAGACGCTGCTGACCAAACCCGGCCAGTTCATGCTGATCCCGGCCACCGTTACGACACCGGCACACCTTCACTACCGTTCACGCCGAGGCGACGTACGCCATTTCAGGATCGATCAGCAGGGCAGCCGGTACGCCATCAGCGCACCCGGTTGGGCCGTGGACGGTAAACCGTTCGACAGCATTCAGGCGCTGGTGGATGAGTTCAAGGCCCCGGCCGGGCTTGAACAAGTGACGGGGTGA
- a CDS encoding acetyl-CoA carboxylase carboxyltransferase subunit alpha codes for MNPNFLDFEQPIADLQAKIEELRLVGNDNSLNIGDEIARLQDKSSTLTEDIFGKLTSWQIARLARHPRRPYTLDYIEHIFTEFDELHGDRHFSDDAAIVGGIARLDDQPVMVIGHQKGREVREKVRRNFGMPRPEGYRKACRLMEMAERFKMPILTFIDTPGAYPGIDAEERNQSEAIAWNLRVMARLKTPIIATVIGEGGSGGALAIGVCDQLNMLQYSTYAVISPEGCASILWKTAEKAPDAAEAMGITADRLKGLGIVDKVIAEPLGGAHRDPAAAAATIRAELSSQLAMLKKFDNEALLARRYERLMSYGL; via the coding sequence ATGAACCCGAATTTTCTTGATTTCGAACAGCCGATCGCTGACCTGCAAGCCAAGATCGAAGAGCTGCGCCTGGTCGGCAATGACAATTCGCTGAATATCGGCGATGAAATCGCTCGCCTGCAAGACAAGAGCAGCACTCTTACCGAAGACATCTTCGGCAAGCTGACCAGCTGGCAGATCGCGCGTCTGGCCCGCCACCCGCGCCGTCCGTACACCCTGGACTACATCGAGCACATCTTCACCGAGTTCGATGAACTGCACGGCGACCGTCACTTCTCCGACGACGCCGCCATTGTGGGCGGTATCGCTCGCCTGGACGACCAGCCAGTGATGGTGATCGGTCACCAGAAAGGCCGTGAAGTGCGTGAGAAAGTCCGTCGCAACTTCGGCATGCCGCGTCCCGAAGGCTACCGCAAGGCTTGCCGCCTGATGGAAATGGCCGAGCGCTTCAAGATGCCGATCCTGACCTTCATCGACACCCCGGGCGCCTACCCGGGTATCGACGCTGAAGAGCGCAACCAAAGCGAAGCGATTGCCTGGAACCTGCGGGTGATGGCTCGCCTGAAGACTCCGATCATCGCTACCGTGATCGGCGAAGGCGGTTCCGGCGGTGCGCTGGCCATTGGCGTCTGCGACCAACTGAACATGCTGCAATATTCGACCTACGCGGTGATCTCGCCGGAAGGTTGCGCCTCGATCCTGTGGAAAACCGCCGAGAAAGCGCCGGATGCCGCTGAAGCCATGGGCATCACCGCAGATCGCCTGAAAGGCCTGGGTATCGTGGACAAAGTGATCGCCGAGCCATTGGGCGGCGCCCACCGTGACCCGGCTGCCGCTGCCGCGACCATTCGTGCTGAACTCAGCTCGCAACTGGCGATGCTCAAGAAGTTCGACAACGAGGCGCTGCTGGCCCGTCGTTACGAGCGACTGATGAGCTACGGTCTCTAA
- the eno gene encoding phosphopyruvate hydratase → MAKIVDIKGREVLDSRGNPTVEADVLLDNGIIGSACAPSGASTGSREALELRDGDKSRYLGKGVLKAVANINGPIRDLLLGKDPLDQKALDHAMIKLDGTENKGSLGANAILAVSLAAAKAAAQDQDLPLYAHIANLNGTPGVYSMPVPMMNIINGGEHADNNVDIQEFMVQPVGAKTFSEGLRMGTEIFHHLKAVLKARGLSTAVGDEGGFAPNLASNEDALKVISEAVANAGYKLGTDVTLALDCAASEFYEDGKYNLSGEGHVFTSEGFADYLKGLTERYPIISIEDGLDESDWAGWKVLTDKIGEKIQLVGDDLFVTNTKILKEGIDKKIANSILIKFNQIGTLTETLEAIQMAKAAGYTAVISHRSGETEDSTIADLAVGTSAGQIKTGSLCRSDRVSKYNQLLRIEEQLGGKAKYNGRSEFRG, encoded by the coding sequence ATGGCAAAAATCGTCGACATCAAAGGTCGTGAAGTTCTCGACTCCCGTGGCAACCCTACCGTCGAAGCCGACGTGCTTCTCGATAACGGCATCATCGGCAGCGCCTGCGCGCCGTCCGGTGCTTCCACAGGTTCCCGCGAAGCACTGGAACTGCGTGATGGCGACAAGAGCCGTTACCTGGGCAAGGGCGTACTCAAGGCAGTCGCCAACATCAATGGCCCGATCCGCGACCTGCTGCTGGGCAAGGATCCGTTGGACCAGAAAGCCCTCGATCACGCGATGATCAAGCTCGACGGTACCGAAAACAAAGGCAGCCTCGGCGCTAACGCCATCCTCGCCGTGTCCCTGGCTGCCGCCAAGGCTGCTGCGCAGGACCAGGACCTGCCGCTGTACGCCCACATTGCCAACCTGAACGGTACCCCGGGTGTTTACTCGATGCCGGTTCCGATGATGAACATCATCAACGGTGGCGAGCACGCTGATAACAACGTCGACATCCAGGAATTCATGGTGCAGCCGGTTGGCGCCAAGACCTTCTCCGAAGGCCTGCGCATGGGCACCGAGATTTTTCACCACCTCAAGGCTGTACTGAAGGCCCGTGGCCTGAGCACTGCCGTGGGTGACGAAGGTGGCTTCGCGCCGAACCTGGCGTCCAACGAAGATGCACTGAAAGTGATCTCCGAAGCCGTGGCCAACGCTGGCTACAAGCTGGGCACTGACGTGACCCTGGCCCTGGACTGCGCGGCCAGCGAATTCTACGAAGACGGCAAGTACAACCTGTCCGGTGAAGGCCACGTATTCACCTCGGAAGGTTTTGCTGATTACCTCAAGGGCCTGACCGAGCGCTACCCGATCATCTCGATCGAAGACGGCCTGGACGAGTCCGACTGGGCTGGCTGGAAAGTGCTGACCGACAAGATCGGCGAGAAGATCCAGCTGGTAGGCGACGACCTGTTCGTGACCAACACCAAGATCCTGAAAGAAGGCATCGACAAGAAGATCGCCAACTCGATCCTGATCAAGTTCAACCAGATCGGCACCCTGACCGAAACCCTGGAAGCCATCCAGATGGCCAAGGCTGCGGGCTACACTGCCGTGATCTCCCACCGCTCCGGCGAAACCGAAGATTCGACCATTGCCGACCTGGCCGTGGGCACTTCGGCTGGGCAGATCAAGACCGGTTCCCTGTGCCGTTCCGATCGCGTTTCCAAGTACAACCAATTGCTGCGTATCGAAGAGCAACTGGGCGGTAAAGCCAAGTACAACGGTCGCAGCGAGTTTCGCGGCTGA